A genomic segment from Yimella sp. cx-51 encodes:
- a CDS encoding alcohol dehydrogenase catalytic domain-containing protein, whose product MRSADVLGHEFMGEVAEVGKDVRNHKVGDRVTVCSFIACEKCWYCSQKLYSLCDNANPNPGLSEGMWGSAIGGCFAYSHAPALRGSQPPSHLRTTRK is encoded by the coding sequence ATGCGCTCCGCTGATGTGCTCGGCCACGAGTTCATGGGCGAGGTCGCCGAGGTCGGCAAGGACGTCCGCAACCACAAGGTCGGCGACCGCGTCACCGTCTGCTCGTTCATCGCGTGCGAGAAGTGCTGGTACTGCTCCCAGAAGCTGTACTCACTGTGCGACAACGCAAACCCCAACCCGGGCCTGTCCGAGGGGATGTGGGGCAGCGCCATCGGCGGCTGCTTCGCCTACAGCCACGCGCCGGCCCTTCGAGGATCTCAGCCCCCGTCCCACCTCAGGACAACCAGGAAGTGA
- a CDS encoding aldo/keto reductase, with protein sequence MRRITLPSGESIPVLGQGTWGWGEDPGRRGDEVAALHTGLELGMTLVDTAEMYADGGAEEVVGEALAGRRDEAFVVSKVRPSQASRSGTIAACERSLKRLGTDRIDLYLLHWQGRYPLQDTVAAFQQLVADGKIRYWGVSNFDHLALADLRDVPGSGGLATDQVLYNLSRRGPEYDLLPWCTDHQLPVMAYSPIEQGRILHDATLNDVAAGHSGPRPLEML encoded by the coding sequence ATGCGACGGATAACGCTACCGAGCGGGGAGTCCATCCCTGTGCTGGGCCAGGGCACCTGGGGCTGGGGTGAGGACCCCGGCCGACGCGGCGACGAGGTCGCCGCGCTGCACACCGGCCTCGAGCTGGGCATGACACTGGTCGACACCGCCGAGATGTACGCCGACGGCGGCGCGGAGGAAGTGGTCGGTGAAGCATTGGCGGGTCGCCGCGACGAGGCGTTCGTGGTCAGCAAGGTCCGGCCGTCCCAGGCCTCCCGTTCCGGCACGATCGCGGCCTGCGAACGCAGCCTGAAACGCCTGGGCACCGATCGGATCGACCTCTACCTGCTGCACTGGCAGGGTAGGTACCCGCTGCAGGACACCGTCGCGGCCTTCCAACAGCTCGTCGCGGACGGCAAAATCCGATACTGGGGCGTCAGCAACTTCGACCACCTGGCCCTCGCCGACCTGCGGGACGTGCCGGGCAGCGGCGGGCTGGCCACGGATCAGGTGCTGTACAACCTGTCGCGGCGAGGACCGGAGTACGACCTACTGCCGTGGTGCACCGACCACCAGCTGCCGGTCATGGCGTACTCGCCGATCGAGCAGGGCCGCATCCTTCACGACGCGACGTTGAACGACGTCGCGGCCGGTCACAGCGGACCGCGACCACTAGAAATGCTGTGA
- a CDS encoding anaerobic C4-dicarboxylate transporter, with translation MIWVELLVVLAAIFLGARLGGIAIGFTGGLGVLVLALLGVEPGDMPLDVISIIAAVIAAIAAMQVAGGMDYLVSVAEKVLRRNPRHLIFLAPVITYLMTFMAGTGHTAFSTMPVITEVAKESNIKPARPLSIAVVASQIAITASPISAAVVFFSSVLEKQGVDYLQLLAVVIPSTFIGSMLAALCIYLWDRTSKHSALSDDPEFQRRLAAGTVDMRGHTEVVLKPRAKLSVAIFLTGLVAVMAYATAISDKVGLISDPPMTRDAAIIAFMLTIATTIVAFCAVDTSQILSASTFKSGMSACICVLGVAWLGATFVGAHEAEIKSSAGDLLRDHPWTLAVVLFFAACLLYSQAATTKALMPTALALGVSPVAAIASFAAVSALFVLPTYPTLLAAVEMDDTGTTRIGKAVFNHPFLLPGVLAIAFSVALGFVFGGVLL, from the coding sequence ATGATCTGGGTCGAACTCCTCGTCGTTCTCGCTGCGATCTTCCTCGGCGCCCGCCTCGGCGGCATCGCGATCGGTTTCACCGGTGGCCTCGGTGTGCTCGTCCTGGCCCTGCTGGGCGTCGAACCGGGCGACATGCCGCTCGACGTCATCTCGATCATTGCGGCGGTCATCGCAGCGATCGCGGCGATGCAGGTCGCCGGAGGCATGGACTACCTGGTCAGCGTCGCCGAGAAGGTGCTGCGCCGCAATCCACGCCACCTGATCTTCCTCGCGCCGGTCATCACCTATCTGATGACCTTCATGGCCGGCACCGGACACACCGCGTTCTCCACCATGCCGGTCATCACCGAGGTGGCGAAGGAAAGCAACATCAAGCCGGCCCGGCCGTTGTCGATCGCCGTCGTCGCCTCGCAGATCGCGATCACCGCATCGCCCATCTCGGCCGCAGTGGTGTTCTTCTCCTCCGTGCTCGAGAAGCAGGGTGTCGACTACCTGCAACTGCTCGCGGTCGTGATCCCCTCGACCTTCATCGGCTCGATGTTGGCCGCGCTGTGCATCTACCTGTGGGATCGCACGAGCAAGCACAGCGCGCTCAGCGACGATCCCGAGTTCCAGCGCCGGCTGGCGGCCGGAACGGTCGACATGCGCGGACACACCGAGGTCGTCCTGAAGCCCCGGGCAAAGCTGTCCGTCGCGATCTTCCTCACCGGACTGGTGGCCGTGATGGCCTACGCCACCGCCATCAGCGACAAGGTCGGACTCATCTCCGACCCGCCGATGACGCGCGACGCGGCCATCATCGCGTTCATGCTCACCATCGCCACCACGATCGTCGCGTTCTGCGCGGTCGACACCTCGCAGATTCTCTCCGCGTCGACCTTCAAGTCGGGCATGAGCGCGTGCATCTGCGTCCTCGGTGTCGCCTGGCTCGGGGCCACCTTCGTCGGTGCCCACGAGGCCGAGATCAAGTCGTCGGCGGGCGACCTGTTGCGCGATCACCCGTGGACGCTCGCGGTCGTGCTGTTCTTCGCCGCATGCCTGCTGTACAGCCAGGCGGCCACCACCAAGGCACTGATGCCGACCGCCCTCGCCCTCGGCGTGTCCCCCGTCGCCGCCATCGCGTCCTTCGCCGCGGTATCGGCGTTGTTCGTGCTGCCGACCTACCCGACCCTGTTGGCCGCCGTGGAAATGGACGACACCGGCACGACCCGCATTGGAAAGGCGGTCTTCAACCACCCGTTCCTGCTGCCGGGCGTCCTGGCGATCGCGTTCTCGGTCGCGCTCGGCTTCGTGTTCGGTGGAGTGCTGCTGTGA
- a CDS encoding phosphotransferase translates to MGEYFTTDLWSSREWLRDATAWIDDNLERRGITRIPTSPRQPRLRPWSTLLVVDTDHGRVWFKAGAPQQRAEVPVLDALTDVAPDLVPTLWSADAERGWLLVPDQGPTLRDVADAQNITGHLSAVLRRYARAQRASVKVVDAMAAAGVPTLRPCDLVQEWTSEGLTAEATPALRDAAARLDAVGLPTTVQHDDLHAGNVFVADAASASMHDSRILDWGDTYLGNPLCSLLIPLRGPSYHFDLPADPERDARMVRACLACWSDLASSAELSKVLPDALLLARVGRIIGWRRALANATDAQKRQWSDHPMQWVKEVVAAVRSARRR, encoded by the coding sequence TTGGGCGAGTACTTCACGACTGATCTGTGGTCCTCGCGCGAGTGGTTGCGCGATGCGACGGCCTGGATCGACGACAACCTCGAACGCCGCGGTATCACGCGCATACCCACGTCACCGCGGCAACCGCGCCTGCGCCCATGGTCGACCCTTCTCGTGGTCGATACCGATCACGGACGCGTGTGGTTCAAGGCAGGCGCACCGCAGCAACGAGCCGAGGTGCCGGTGCTCGACGCACTCACCGACGTCGCGCCTGACCTCGTCCCTACGTTGTGGTCCGCCGATGCCGAGCGGGGTTGGTTGCTCGTGCCGGATCAAGGGCCGACCCTGCGCGACGTTGCCGACGCGCAGAACATCACGGGGCACCTCTCGGCGGTGCTTCGCCGATATGCCCGGGCGCAACGAGCGTCCGTCAAGGTGGTCGATGCGATGGCGGCGGCCGGCGTGCCCACCCTCCGTCCCTGCGATCTGGTGCAGGAGTGGACGAGTGAGGGCCTGACCGCAGAGGCCACACCCGCGTTACGTGACGCCGCGGCGCGCCTCGACGCGGTCGGCCTGCCGACCACCGTCCAGCACGACGACCTGCATGCCGGCAATGTCTTTGTCGCCGACGCGGCAAGTGCCAGCATGCATGACTCGCGCATTCTCGACTGGGGTGACACCTATCTCGGAAATCCATTGTGCTCGTTGCTGATTCCGCTGCGCGGCCCGTCGTACCACTTCGATCTGCCCGCTGACCCAGAGCGCGACGCTCGCATGGTGCGGGCCTGCCTGGCGTGCTGGTCGGACCTCGCGTCGTCGGCCGAATTGTCGAAGGTACTTCCCGACGCGCTGCTGCTGGCCCGGGTCGGTCGCATCATCGGGTGGCGCCGAGCGCTGGCGAATGCGACAGATGCCCAGAAGCGGCAGTGGTCGGACCACCCGATGCAATGGGTGAAGGAAGTCGTCGCAGCCGTACGGTCTGCACGCCGGCGATGA
- the dxs gene encoding 1-deoxy-D-xylulose-5-phosphate synthase: MGLLSGIHAPGDVKNVPVEQIDELAREIRDFLVDSVSRTGGHLGPNLGVVELSIALHRVFDSPSDSIVFDTGHQSYVHKLLTGRHDFSNLKKQGGISGYPCRAESEHDIVENSHASASLSWAHGIARARKLKGEDRHTVAIIGDGALTGGMAWEALNNIAVDRELPLVIVINDNERSYAPTIGGLAEHLATLRTTRQYEQVLDWGKARLQQTPVLGNAMYQSLHGMKKGIKDVLSPQRGMFEDLGLKYVGPVDGHDEQAVEHALEKAKTYGGPCLVHVITQKGRGYAPAAEHEGDQWHGIGKFNPETGLPFEVSGRIWTDEFSDEMVRLGAQRDDIVAITAAMLIPVGLDQFAAKYPERVFDVGIAEQHAATMAAGLSFGGLHPVVAIYATFLNRAFDQLLMDCALHKQGVTFVLDRAGVTGSDGPSHNGMWDMAICSIVPGLRLAAPRDGEQVKAQLREAVEVDDAPTVIRFPKGDVAEPLTAVRQNNGLDVLHDASAPQVLVVAVGSMCAAAISVAEKLEAQGHSTLVIDPRWVIPVNEAIVEQARSVGRVVVIEDNLVTHGVGVAVSHALRSAGVDVPVHTYGIPHRFLDHASRGQVLESIGLTPDVITTDVLARIASH; this comes from the coding sequence GTGGGACTGCTTTCCGGCATTCACGCACCGGGCGACGTCAAGAACGTCCCGGTTGAGCAAATCGACGAACTCGCGCGGGAGATCCGCGATTTCCTGGTCGACTCGGTCTCCCGCACCGGCGGACACCTCGGCCCGAACCTCGGGGTCGTCGAGTTGTCGATCGCGCTGCACCGCGTGTTCGATTCACCGAGCGATTCGATCGTCTTCGACACCGGTCACCAGTCGTACGTCCACAAACTGCTCACCGGGCGGCACGACTTCTCCAACCTCAAGAAGCAGGGAGGTATCTCCGGCTACCCCTGTCGCGCGGAGTCCGAGCACGACATCGTCGAGAATTCTCACGCCAGCGCGTCCCTGTCCTGGGCGCACGGCATCGCCAGGGCTCGCAAGCTCAAGGGCGAGGATCGCCACACCGTCGCGATCATCGGCGACGGTGCACTCACCGGCGGCATGGCCTGGGAAGCGCTCAACAACATCGCGGTCGACCGCGAACTCCCGCTCGTCATCGTGATCAATGACAACGAGCGGTCCTACGCCCCGACCATCGGCGGTCTTGCCGAACATCTCGCCACGCTGCGCACCACCCGCCAGTACGAGCAGGTTCTCGACTGGGGCAAGGCGCGGCTACAGCAGACTCCCGTCCTCGGCAACGCGATGTACCAGTCGTTGCACGGCATGAAGAAGGGCATCAAGGATGTCCTCTCGCCGCAGCGTGGCATGTTCGAAGACCTCGGTCTGAAGTACGTGGGACCGGTAGACGGTCACGACGAGCAGGCTGTCGAACATGCGCTGGAGAAGGCGAAGACCTACGGCGGCCCATGCTTGGTGCACGTGATCACCCAGAAGGGCCGCGGCTACGCGCCGGCGGCCGAACACGAGGGCGATCAATGGCACGGCATCGGCAAGTTCAATCCCGAGACCGGGCTACCGTTCGAGGTGTCTGGGCGCATCTGGACCGATGAGTTCAGCGACGAGATGGTGCGCCTGGGAGCCCAACGCGACGACATCGTCGCCATCACCGCGGCGATGCTGATCCCGGTCGGCCTCGACCAGTTCGCCGCCAAGTACCCCGAGCGGGTCTTCGACGTCGGCATCGCCGAGCAGCATGCCGCCACGATGGCCGCCGGTCTCTCATTCGGCGGCCTGCACCCGGTTGTGGCGATCTACGCCACCTTCCTCAACCGCGCATTCGACCAGTTGCTCATGGACTGCGCGCTGCACAAGCAGGGCGTGACCTTCGTGCTTGACCGTGCCGGCGTCACCGGCTCGGACGGCCCGTCGCACAACGGCATGTGGGACATGGCGATCTGCTCGATCGTGCCCGGGCTGCGACTGGCCGCACCGCGCGACGGGGAGCAGGTCAAGGCGCAGCTGCGCGAGGCGGTCGAGGTCGACGATGCCCCGACGGTCATCCGCTTCCCGAAGGGCGACGTCGCCGAACCGCTCACTGCTGTTCGGCAGAACAATGGCCTCGACGTGCTGCACGACGCGTCCGCGCCGCAAGTACTGGTGGTGGCGGTCGGCTCGATGTGCGCGGCCGCGATCAGCGTCGCGGAAAAGCTTGAAGCACAAGGGCATTCGACTCTGGTGATCGACCCGCGATGGGTTATCCCCGTGAACGAAGCGATCGTCGAGCAAGCGCGGTCGGTCGGGCGCGTGGTCGTGATCGAGGACAACCTGGTTACTCACGGTGTCGGCGTCGCCGTCTCGCATGCGCTGCGATCCGCGGGTGTCGACGTGCCGGTTCACACCTACGGCATTCCGCATCGGTTCCTCGATCACGCGTCGCGCGGTCAGGTGCTGGAGTCGATCGGCCTGACGCCTGACGTCATCACGACCGACGTCCTGGCCCGTATCGCGTCCCATTGA
- the aspA gene encoding aspartate ammonia-lyase — translation MSHVRVEEDLLGSREVPADAYYGVHTLRAIENFRISGATINDCPDFIRGMVMVKKATARANAELGALPSEIADAIEWACDQVLDQGRCMDQFPVDVFQGGAGTSVNMNTNEVLANLALEHLGHERGRYDIVNPNDHVNRSQSTNDAYPSGFRIGVLFALQGLINAVGTLADTCEAKGEEFADVLKMGRTQLQDAVPMTLGDEFRAFCATLREEIDRLEASRELLAEVNLGATAIGTGLNTPKGYPKVVTAKLAEVSGLPITLAPNLIEATSDCGAYVQVHATVKRTASKLSKICNDLRLLSSGPRAGLGEINLPEMQAGSSIMPAKVNPVIPEVVNQVCFKVFGNDVTLTFAAEAGQLQLNVMEPVIGQVMFESISLMTNACTTLSTKCVSGITPNPDTCRDYVMNSIGIVTYLNDLIGHHNGDLVGKECARSGRSVREVVLEMGLLDQTVLDTVLSPQNLMHPRDITTLAEQDEPKAAR, via the coding sequence ATGAGTCACGTTCGGGTCGAAGAGGACCTCCTCGGTAGTCGTGAAGTACCCGCGGACGCCTATTACGGCGTGCACACCCTGCGCGCCATCGAGAACTTCCGGATCAGCGGAGCAACGATCAATGACTGCCCCGACTTCATCCGCGGAATGGTCATGGTCAAGAAGGCCACCGCGCGCGCGAACGCCGAACTCGGCGCCCTGCCCTCCGAGATCGCGGACGCCATCGAGTGGGCGTGCGACCAGGTCCTCGACCAGGGACGGTGCATGGACCAGTTCCCGGTGGACGTCTTCCAGGGCGGCGCCGGCACGTCGGTGAACATGAACACCAACGAAGTGCTCGCCAACCTTGCACTTGAGCACCTCGGACACGAACGCGGCCGGTACGACATCGTCAACCCGAACGACCACGTGAACCGGTCGCAGTCGACCAACGACGCCTACCCGAGCGGCTTCCGCATCGGCGTCCTTTTCGCGCTGCAGGGTCTCATCAACGCCGTGGGCACGCTCGCCGACACCTGCGAGGCTAAGGGGGAGGAGTTCGCCGACGTCCTCAAGATGGGGCGCACCCAGTTGCAGGATGCCGTCCCGATGACCCTGGGCGATGAGTTCCGCGCGTTCTGCGCGACCTTACGCGAGGAGATCGACCGGCTCGAGGCGTCCAGGGAATTGTTGGCCGAAGTGAACCTCGGCGCGACAGCCATCGGTACCGGGCTCAACACCCCCAAGGGGTACCCGAAGGTCGTCACCGCCAAGTTGGCCGAAGTCAGCGGGCTGCCCATCACATTGGCGCCCAACCTCATCGAGGCCACCAGCGACTGCGGGGCCTACGTTCAGGTCCACGCCACCGTGAAGCGGACGGCTTCCAAGCTGTCGAAGATCTGCAACGACCTGCGGCTGCTGTCCTCCGGTCCCCGTGCCGGACTCGGCGAGATCAACCTGCCGGAGATGCAGGCGGGCTCCTCGATCATGCCGGCGAAGGTGAACCCGGTCATTCCCGAGGTCGTCAACCAGGTGTGCTTCAAGGTCTTCGGCAACGACGTGACACTCACCTTCGCCGCAGAGGCCGGCCAGCTACAGCTGAACGTGATGGAACCGGTCATCGGTCAGGTCATGTTCGAGTCGATCTCGCTGATGACCAACGCGTGCACCACTCTGAGCACCAAGTGTGTTTCGGGCATCACCCCCAACCCGGACACCTGCCGTGACTACGTCATGAACTCCATCGGCATCGTCACCTACCTCAACGACCTCATCGGGCACCACAACGGCGACCTGGTCGGCAAGGAGTGCGCCCGGTCGGGACGCAGCGTCCGTGAGGTCGTGCTCGAAATGGGGCTGCTGGATCAGACGGTGCTGGACACCGTCCTGTCGCCGCAGAACCTGATGCATCCCCGCGACATCACCACGCTCGCCGAACAAGACGAACCGAAGGCCGCGCGATGA
- a CDS encoding VOC family protein: MSPDRWQRHDWWGVVLDTPNVAELARFYSELRGWAIYKMDEDDAALDCGEGVAYLAIARNPDHVRPTWPCAPGSQQMQLHLDFEVEDLAAETERAISLGATLPDHQPQDNVRVLLDPAGHPFCLYT, from the coding sequence ATGAGTCCAGACCGTTGGCAGCGGCACGATTGGTGGGGCGTCGTGCTCGACACCCCGAACGTCGCCGAGTTGGCGCGGTTCTACAGCGAACTGCGCGGCTGGGCGATCTACAAGATGGACGAGGACGACGCGGCCCTGGACTGCGGCGAGGGCGTGGCGTACCTGGCCATTGCCCGCAACCCCGATCATGTTCGGCCGACCTGGCCGTGCGCGCCCGGTAGCCAGCAGATGCAGTTGCACCTCGATTTCGAGGTCGAGGATCTCGCCGCCGAGACCGAGCGCGCGATCTCGCTCGGCGCGACCTTGCCCGACCACCAGCCGCAGGACAACGTGCGGGTACTTCTCGACCCCGCCGGCCATCCCTTCTGCCTCTACACCTGA